From one Trifolium pratense cultivar HEN17-A07 linkage group LG1, ARS_RC_1.1, whole genome shotgun sequence genomic stretch:
- the LOC123898021 gene encoding F-box protein At5g03100-like, with protein MVRRKRQRKDNQNEQDRISDLSDCLLLHILSVLNTKQAIQTSILSKRWINVWKNLPSLTLSCFDIRNIDLFQKTLKDAVSHNIKHLKLVVSTIECIPPYFSCLSLTSLNLKAFYGKMFHLAQPQIFPNSLCLPALTTLSLEYFAFRRSDDGYVEPFSTFNMLNTLTVRSCVVLGGQSLRISSTNLGNLTIHLYRGQPYKYFPGSTFGIELYHAPSLHTFVFTADDYIHKLYGSKSVFSSIKHVYFDVVCYCNLQRRNQSNILDLLVELANIESLTITSTTLMVLSNFPDVLKVKLPSLLNLKSLKVITHPVSRPTTIPNGMVHFLLQNSPLAKVDYIKYKKGLLFDDLLHR; from the exons ATGGTGAGACGTAAGAGGCAACGCAAGGACAACCAGAATGAACAGGATAGGATCAGTGACTTGAGCGATTGTCTTCTCCTTCACATACTCTCTGTTTTGAACACCAAACAGGCCATTCAAACTTCCATTTTGTCCAAAAGATGGATCAATGTCTGGAAGAATCTTCCCTCTCTTACATTAAGTTGTTTTGACATTCGGAACATTGACCTATTCCAAAAGACTTTAAAAGATGCTGTTTCACACAATATCAAACACTTAAAACTAGTTGTATCTACTATTGAATGCATCCCGCCTTACTTTTCATGTCTCAGTTTAACGTCTCTTAATCTTAAAGCTTTCTACGGTAAAATGTTTCACTTGGCCCAACCACAAATATTTCCAAATTCTCTGTGTTTGCCAGCATTAACTACTCTGTCTCTGGAGTACTTTGCCTTTCGTCGCAGTGATGATGGTTATGTCGAGCCCTTTTCCACATTTAACATGTTGAATACTTTGACGGTTCGCAGTTGTGTAGTTTTGGGTGGACAAAGCCTTCGCATTTCAAGTACCAATCTTGGCAATTTAACTATACATTTGTATCGTGGTCAACCTTATAAGTACTTTCCCGGATCCACTTTTGGAATTGAGTTATATCATGCTCCAAGTCTTCATACCTTTGTTTTTACTGCTGATGATTATATTCATAAACTTTATGGGAGCAAGAGCGTTTTCTCTTCTAtcaaacatgtatattttgATGTAGTGTGTTATTGCAATTTGCAGAGGAGAAATCAATCAAACATACTCGACTTGCTGGTTGAGCTTGCTAATATCGAATCGTTGACCATCACTTCAACTACTCTTATG GTTCTTTCCAACTTTCCTGATGTATTGAAGGTTAAGCTCCCTTCCTTGCTTAACTTAAAGTCACTGAAAGTAATAACGCATCCAGTTTCTAGACCTACAACTATACCTAACGGAATGGTGCACTTTTTGCTTCAAAATTCACCCTTGGCAAAGGTTGACTACATCAAATATAAAAAAG GTCTACTATTTGATGACTTACTGCATCGGTAA